The proteins below are encoded in one region of Sulfolobus islandicus Y.N.15.51:
- a CDS encoding 30S ribosomal protein S11, translated as MSSRREIRWGIAHIYASQNNTLITISDLTGAEIISRASGGMVVKADREKSSPYAAMLAANKAASDALEKGIMALHIKVRAPGGYGSKTPGPGAQPAIRALARAGFIIGRIEDVTPIPHDTIRRPGGRRGRRV; from the coding sequence GTGTCAAGCAGGCGTGAAATTAGATGGGGAATAGCTCATATTTACGCATCACAAAATAACACTCTAATAACTATAAGTGATCTTACTGGCGCGGAAATCATCTCCAGAGCTAGCGGAGGCATGGTAGTGAAAGCGGACAGAGAGAAATCATCTCCCTATGCTGCAATGTTAGCTGCAAATAAAGCTGCTAGTGACGCCCTTGAAAAAGGTATAATGGCACTTCACATTAAGGTTAGGGCGCCTGGTGGATATGGTAGTAAGACGCCAGGACCCGGTGCTCAACCTGCAATTAGAGCATTAGCTAGAGCTGGATTCATTATAGGAAGGATTGAAGACGTGACGCCTATTCCTCATGATACTATAAGGAGACCCGGTGGAAGAAGAGGAAGAAGAGTATAG
- a CDS encoding 30S ribosomal protein S4 — protein sequence MGDPKKSRKKWESPGHPWIKERIGYEQELLGKYGLRNKREIWIAQSIIRKFRHQARSLLALPPAERAVREKQLVGKLLKMGLLKRETATVDDILSLTEQDLLERRLQTIVYKKGLANTTYQARQLIIHGHIAVNGKRVTSPGYIVNVDEENLIDYYVTSSFKSRPPVMAQQEGGEAGVKQA from the coding sequence ATGGGAGATCCTAAAAAAAGTAGGAAAAAATGGGAAAGTCCAGGTCATCCATGGATAAAAGAAAGAATAGGTTATGAGCAAGAACTGTTAGGAAAATACGGTCTAAGAAACAAAAGGGAAATCTGGATAGCACAGTCAATAATTAGAAAGTTTAGACACCAAGCAAGATCATTATTAGCATTGCCACCTGCAGAAAGGGCCGTCAGGGAGAAACAATTAGTCGGGAAGTTATTGAAGATGGGTTTGTTAAAGAGGGAAACTGCAACTGTAGATGATATTCTAAGTTTAACTGAGCAAGATCTATTGGAGAGAAGATTGCAAACTATAGTGTATAAGAAAGGATTAGCAAATACAACATATCAGGCTAGGCAATTAATAATTCATGGGCACATTGCGGTCAATGGTAAAAGAGTTACGTCTCCAGGTTATATTGTTAATGTAGATGAGGAAAATCTAATCGATTATTACGTTACTTCCTCATTTAAATCAAGACCACCAGTTATGGCACAACAGGAAGGAGGTGAAGCAGGTGTCAAGCAGGCGTGA
- a CDS encoding 30S ribosomal protein S13, with product MSQQFKYVVRIFGQDVDGTMKLPYALAMVKGIGYNTAKAMILKLGMDPNARLGELSDADIKKVESVISDHAIKGLPSWLYNRRKDYESGLDLHLVTSDLIFYVRNDIEREKKSRSWRGVRHSLGLKVRGQRTRTTGRTGMTIGVARKKAAQPQAQQSSSQQQQKSS from the coding sequence ATGAGTCAACAGTTTAAGTACGTTGTTAGAATTTTTGGACAAGATGTAGATGGAACTATGAAACTACCTTACGCCTTAGCAATGGTAAAAGGAATTGGTTATAATACTGCTAAAGCAATGATACTAAAACTAGGGATGGATCCAAACGCGAGATTAGGTGAATTATCTGATGCTGATATAAAGAAAGTTGAGTCTGTAATAAGTGATCATGCAATTAAAGGTTTACCTAGTTGGTTATATAATAGGCGTAAAGACTATGAGAGTGGCTTAGATCTTCATTTAGTTACTTCTGATCTAATCTTTTACGTAAGAAATGATATAGAAAGAGAGAAGAAGAGTAGAAGTTGGAGAGGAGTTAGGCATTCATTGGGCTTAAAGGTTAGAGGACAAAGAACAAGGACTACGGGAAGAACTGGTATGACTATAGGTGTAGCTAGAAAGAAAGCCGCACAACCCCAAGCTCAACAATCTTCTTCCCAACAACAACAGAAATCCTCTTAA
- a CDS encoding AIR synthase related protein, whose amino-acid sequence MDLEGIVRRLYPDVEKAKTKLIEEIRFYKGDRYNAEEISNVILTEVMNSMKADSIFGFPKTNIKAGEAGLGSRGIGDNLIHTKLFELTGKQIEEYDDAGIRENIVVSIDGIHSRLSYFPFLAGFYATRATLRDIMVKGAYPLGLIVDIHLSDDSDVGMLIDFEAGVTSIGKALNVPILSGSTLRIGGDLVLGDRISGAVGSIGVLKSKDFLRRRVTKGLKILMTEGNGGGTIATTAIYNGMPDVISETLNIKDLITCIVVRDHLSSNVYSMTDVTNGGIRADALEVSKITNLSFVIDDEKFLSLINPKVRKMLEEINIDPFGISIDSILIFTDNPDLVKERLAQHNIRSEVIGYIDDFRQYPIITYGGKELKPQFRESPYTPIKKYIGNYSPYSIEYISNRLDYAIAEAKTKMDNILKNLKTSFT is encoded by the coding sequence ATGGATTTGGAGGGAATAGTGAGAAGACTTTATCCAGACGTTGAAAAGGCAAAAACGAAACTAATAGAGGAAATAAGGTTCTATAAGGGTGATAGGTATAATGCAGAGGAGATCTCTAACGTTATTTTGACTGAGGTTATGAATTCCATGAAAGCTGATAGCATATTTGGTTTTCCTAAAACTAACATAAAAGCTGGAGAAGCAGGATTAGGATCTAGAGGTATAGGGGATAATTTAATACATACCAAGTTATTTGAATTGACTGGTAAGCAAATCGAAGAATATGATGACGCGGGAATAAGGGAAAACATAGTTGTTTCTATAGATGGTATTCATTCGAGGCTCTCTTATTTCCCGTTCCTAGCTGGTTTCTATGCTACCAGAGCAACATTGAGGGATATAATGGTCAAGGGAGCCTACCCATTAGGCCTAATCGTAGATATACATCTTTCTGATGATAGCGATGTAGGAATGTTAATAGACTTTGAGGCAGGCGTTACTTCAATTGGTAAAGCTTTAAATGTGCCAATATTAAGTGGTAGTACGTTAAGAATAGGTGGAGACTTAGTTTTAGGAGATAGAATAAGCGGGGCCGTAGGTTCAATAGGAGTATTGAAGTCTAAGGATTTCTTAAGAAGAAGAGTAACGAAAGGATTGAAAATACTCATGACTGAAGGAAATGGTGGTGGGACCATTGCCACTACAGCCATTTATAATGGTATGCCCGATGTGATTTCGGAAACGCTTAATATTAAGGACCTAATCACCTGTATCGTAGTTAGGGATCATTTGTCAAGTAATGTTTATTCTATGACAGATGTTACTAATGGCGGGATACGTGCTGATGCCTTGGAGGTTTCAAAAATAACCAACCTAAGTTTTGTGATAGATGATGAGAAGTTTCTTTCATTAATAAATCCAAAAGTAAGAAAAATGCTAGAAGAGATTAACATAGACCCCTTTGGTATATCAATCGATTCAATACTTATATTTACTGACAACCCAGATTTAGTTAAAGAGAGATTAGCTCAACATAATATTAGAAGTGAAGTCATAGGTTATATAGATGATTTTAGACAATATCCTATAATTACATATGGAGGAAAAGAACTTAAACCACAATTTAGGGAAAGTCCTTATACTCCTATAAAGAAATATATTGGGAATTATTCTCCTTATAGCATAGAATATATATCAAATCGTTTAGACTATGCTATAGCTGAGGCCAAAACAAAAATGGATAACATATTGAAAAACTTAAAAACTAGTTTTACATAG